DNA from Papio anubis isolate 15944 chromosome 1, Panubis1.0, whole genome shotgun sequence:
ACCAGCGTTTCCCAATTGGTGAACTACAGACTTCTTCAGAGGTAAGGTGGGGGATGTTATTGCACCTCACTGCATCTCCCTGGTAATATGTTTCTTGTCTATCCCTTAGGCTTGCCACAGACCAGTAGGAATTGCTTAGGTGCACAGTGGCATTTAGCACTAGAGACCACTAACTTTTGACCTCGAAGAGCACTTAAGATactaaattcattaaaaatttagtAACCACACTACAAATGTTCTGTATGACCACTATTTTTACCTTTCTATAAATCAAATTTATTAAAGATGACCTTTCTCAGGTCAATgactcattttatttgtttagaaatTGTGAGATACACATTCCTATGGAAAAGtgaataaaacatatatgtacagTTTATTTCAAGAATAATTATAAAGTGAACACTCAGGTCCGTATATAAAACAGGAGCCCCCCATCCCATGTGCCCCTCCCTGATCATGTCTCCTTTCTCACCCTGGAGAGGAACATTTGTGATAACCATGTCTtagcttttctttatagttttactacttatgactgtattttaaacaatataGTAGAGTTCTGCCcgtttttgaactttatgtaaGTGGAAACATTCTGTATTCCTTGGTTGTCTCAGTATGGCAATTCACCATGTTATTGTAGATAATCgtttgtttctctttgttgctCTATTGCATTTCACAGTACGATTACcataatttatccattctattgtTGATACAAGTTTGGGTTTTATAATGGTTTCAGCAAAAATGCACATGTACAGGAAATTCTGTAGAGTTGCTGAGTCACAGTGAATGTGTATCTTTAATCTTACTAGAtaatgccacactgttttccctgATTGTATCAATTTATGCTACCATAGTGTATGAGGATATTCATTGCTTCTTCCTTAAAACTTGTTTCTGtcagactttaaattttttttttgatctggTGTGTGTCTAATAGTGCTGCATTGTTATCTTCATGTTTCTTTCTATAGTTACTAATGAGAATGTTGGTCCTTTCATATGTTAGTCATTTGCATTTGGTGCTGTGCCTGTTTAagctttttgcccattttcaaaatGGGCAAGTctatttcttattgatttgtgttaTTTGCATATTCTGGGTACTAATTCTTTTTCACTCACTTCATGGTATTGTTTGGTAAATAAAAGTCCATTACTTTTATGTAGCccaatatttttatgtatgtaatacatctttttttttttttttttttgagacagagtcttgccctgtcgcccaggctggagtgcaatggcatgatctcgactcactgcaacctatgcctcctgagttcaagcaattctcctgcatcagcctcctgagtagctgggattacaggcacacaccaccatgtccggctaattttttatgtctttattagagacggggtttcaccatgttggccaggctggtctcgaaaccctgacctaatgatctgcctgcctcagcctcccatagtgctgggactacaggcatgagccactgcgcccggccacatcaTTTGATAATTACTGAGCTTTTCCTTTATGCCTAAAAATTCCTCTTAACCTACGTCATAAAGATTTTTTCTCATATAGGTCCACATAACTTATCTGAAATCCCTGGAGCCAGATGTTTGAAATAtagactattttaaatattagaaggCTAGTTTGAAACATACaacatatattgtataatattctCAGCAAGAACTGGGACAGTACCCATAatgaaatacattaatatttctacagaaaaacaTATGCCGTCACCTAAGTGGTAACGTTAATAACAACTATAAAGAGTCTCATGTTACTTTAAGACGTATTTTTCATCAAATGAGTTCCAAAGTGTTTGGTGTTTCAGAGGTTTGGGGATTTTACAATTAGTACAAAAGTTATGGTAGCCTTATTCAGTAAGAATGGAATTATTTCAAAGCTTTTAGGAACTTACTGGTGGAGCCATGTACCTAGGATTTGTGTGTATGAAGATTCTTCACTCTCATTCAAATTACTTAATGGTTTCTCTACTTTTGAGtcagttgtttttcttgaaatctgtacAGTCATCTAAATCTTATTTGCACTAAATTGTTTACAAGATTATCTAACTTTTTTGATGTCTATAGTATTTCTAGTTTCCATTCTTGATAAAGATTGTTGACATCCCTCCTTTTATAGCTATTAGATGTTTGccaattttaattagtttttttccaaataaatcagCTTTTGGTTTCTTTCAACCTATTCTATGCTGTGGTGTGCTGGTGAATTAGCtccaaacataaaacaaaatcctGGCTTGTTTGTTGATTTCCATAGTGTAAACAGTCCCATCACAGGTGACTTCAAGCTACTTATTTGATGTTGTTGATCATGGAGTTGCCAAGAGGTGTGCACAATTGGCTCTCCCATGCCAGTACAGGCTGGCTCTGGTACACCactgcttttattttccatttcattaatttctgctcttaaCGTTATTTCTGTcctattttctgtcttattttgctGTCCTTTTACTAACGTCTTGAAAAGGGATTTTCAGCTCAAGACTTTTCAGATTCTTCTAATACACTTAATTATGGCTATAAATGTCCCTGTAAGTGCTGCTTTAGTTTCATCCCACAGGTGTTGCTATTGTATTTTATGGTTCagttcaaagtattttctcaaTACCATCGACTCTGTCTCTGTGTTATTTGACTTTTTACAGTTCTTTATTGATTTCTATCTTAAATGCACTGTAGTAAAAAacgaaaattatttcaattttcaaaatttgttgaGTTGCTTTATAACTAAGTATGTGGTTGACTGTGGTGATATGTCTGCTTTCAAAAAACTGTACATTCTGATTTTGCTCGTGTTCTGTATATATTAATTGCGTCATTTGTACATCATGTTATTCACGTTTcctatattcttaatttttctcttgctAGTCTTAACAATTAGTGAGAAAGGCCTGTTAAAATTACCCAGTATgaccaggcattttttttttttttttgtaattctgtcGCTTCACtttgtttcatatgtatttttcattaggtacatataaattttaaatttaaaacacatttcctttttaGACTCAGAAGTCATCTAAGActctttcctttcattccttttataTCCCATCAGTCATATTTAAAAGACATCTATATGTAAACCGACGTCAATAGACATGATGTAAAAGAAGGGGGTGGCTCTGGTAAAGCTAAAGTAACTCCGCTATTAGAGTGCCTTAACTATGGGGGAAATACTTTCTATATTGCAGAACACATATTTGGTGGTACTTAGCATCACATCGCCACCCTGAAGTCTGCATATATTGAATTTGGAATGGCTCAAACTGCACTGAGTGCAAAATCGTAAATTGCTTATCTTATATAAATGTTTTAGAGCTAGATGGTGGAACAGATGGAATCTATTAAGAGAACGGGGTGCCAGATGACTGACTATAAACATCCTTTTTAATAAAGATTCTGCTGAGATATTAAcgcatattttctaaattttttttttcttgttcattttgtttctaaGACATTAACTCAcgtattaaaaataacaacatcTCAAAACATTTGAAGCAACTCTCTTCatcccttttaaaaataccttgcTGTTTCGGGGGTTAAAAAAAGCCACAAGGGAGGtaacaatacaaatatttattttcccaacTCCCCCGCCATGGGTTCTGGGACGTCACCGCCTCTTTCTGAGGCCCGtttcatccttttcttttaatCCAAGAAGCGATGGTGTTGTGctcctgtcgtcccagctacctgggaggcaggctgaggtgggaggatcttttgggtccaggattttgaggctgcagtaaaccgtgttctcaccactgcactcaagactGGGCGGaagagcgagaccctgtatcaaaaacaaaacaaaacgagaACGTATTGCGGTTCTGCAACACTCCGTCCAGTTCTCGCACTCTCAGGTGCAAACTTCCATACAAACCCCTTGGCTCGCCTTATCCCGCGGAGTTAGCCCATTAAGCCTCCGGGACACGCTGGGCGACGATATTCACGTATATACCCTTCTTGCCCTTGAAGGCCGGAAGTCAGTCCTACAGATAAAAGCGAAACAGGAAGACCCGCCCCTCTTTAGAAAGTAAATGGTAGCCCGGAAGGGTCAAAAGAGTCCGCGATTTCGCCGAGTGAGTTGCTTTCTGCGGTTGGGGAGACCTACTCTTCTAGAGCTCGAGCCAGCGGGGCGACCCTGCAGTGGCAGGACTCGGCACCGCGCCCTCCACCGCCGGTTGGTGGCCTGCGTGACCCTTTCCTCTCGTCGACATCGGAAGGAAGCCAGACGTGGGCGGGCAGAGAGGTCGGCTCGCTGAGGGGTCCGGGTGAGGCGCGCATGGAGTATGGGCCCGGGAGATCCCTTGCTGTCCCCGAGCCGCGGGTTCCTCTTGTGCAAAACGGGGTTGCACTCCAGTCGCCTGCTTGGTGATTGTGGCCCCTGCACACCTGTTTCTACAGCGCTTAGGTTCGAACAGTAACCCTGTAAACTAGGCACTGCTGTTCCCGCTTTACTGGTGGGAAACGGCCTCGGAGAGAATAAATGAACTGCCCTAAGCGACTGGGACAGAGCCACAGTTCTCAGCCAGGCTTTCGTAGCCCACGCTGCCGCCGCAGCAGGGATCAAATCACACAGTGTGAGATAAGCGTCAAGAGCGAGTGGTCTTATGCTGCCACCGAGAACTGATTGGGTTCAGTTGCATCATCAAAATCCCGAagcatggtttttttgttttttgttttagttttaaaggAAGAGGAGATTGACAGTTTTCCTCTTTCCTTACCTTCTCTTCAGATTACAAAGTTCGTTGTTAATCTCAAATGTTATTTTGGCCAACAGCTTCATCCCAGTAGGAATGGCAGCGCCATCTATGAAGGAAAGACAGGTCTGCTGGGGGGCCCGGGATGAGTACTGGAAGTGTTTAGATGAGAACTTAGAGGATGCTTCTCAATGCAAGAAGTTAAGAAGCTCTTTCGAATCAAGTTGTCCCCAACAGTGGGTAAGTCACAGATGTGTTTATCTTCCCTGTTAAGATACATCGAGCTTATACTGTGAGTGGTAGGCTGACATGAAGCACTCTCTGAGGCATGTCAATTAACAGTGTctttgaggcacagagaaaacctTGCCTGGTAATCTAGCCTTATTTGATGCGTGTACATCAGGTAGATCTTTGGAGAATGTCAGCTGACACATTAAAGAGCATTGAAAAACACAACAAACGTATGAACAATAACCAAAAAATTCCAGTTCATTTCACGGGTGGACTTTTCCAGGATCTTCTGAAGGGGTAGTATTTAATCTTGGGCAGGAGTTGGCAAAATTAATTGGCCTAGAGCTACTAGCAGAAATAAAACATTCCCAGTTGCTCACCCAAAATTCTTTAAGTCATCATATAcccaaaatacaaagaaaggaatttggtaagtagaagaaaaaaaaggttcttaTGGTAGATTCTGTCTCCCTGACAGGCATTCAAGTGCTGTATTCCCTGCCCTTAGTAGAAGGAGGGATTGGAAAGGGGACTATTACTGAGGTTAGTAAGTGGCCGTGTGTGCTAAGTGCTTGACATTTTCATCTTCACCAATACCTGTTAAGATAGGTGCtgttggctgggcgtggaggctcacacctgtaatcccagcactctgggaggctgaggcgggcagatcatgaggtcaggagttcaagaccagcctggccaacatagtgaaaccccatctctactgaaaatacaaagacaaaaagaatagctgggcgtggtggtatgtgcctctAATaccggctactcaggagtctgaggcaggagaattgcttgaaccgggacgcgggaggtggaggttgcagtgagccaagatcacaccactgcattccagcgtgagccacagagcaagacgtTGTTATTCTCTGTCTCCAGAGGAGGCAACTGAAGCTCAGAGCATTGAAGTGACTTGCTTGTTATTACTCAGTGATTGGTAGAACTGTAATTTTAAGGCAATCCTAACTGGCTGATGTGGGATTTGAACTTGGATTTGTGTGTGCTTTTTCACTATCTTATGCTGCTCCAAAATATACCATGTAGTTGGAAAACAGATAATTTTAGAGTTGGGGTGGTTTTAGGGGTTTTACCTTCTCTTACCTCAAACCTTTAAGAGGCTTTGAAGGAGGCCACAAGGCGGCTGTGTTGCAGGGAGGGGTCGTATTGGTGGCTGAGCTGGGGATGAACACAGTGAAcagaaattactttatttttctttctttaattttcagagacaggttctcaatctgtcaccctggcttgagtgcagtggtgtgatcatagctcactgcagccttgacctcctggcctcaaaacagtcctcccgcctaagcctcctgagaagctgtcactataggcatctgccaccacgcctggctgattttttttttttttggagacagagtctcgctctgtcgcccaggctggagtgcagtggcgtgatctcggctcactgcaagctccgcctcccgggttcatgcccttctcctgcctcagcctcctgagtagctgggactacaggcgcctgccacctcgcccggctaattttttgtatttttagtagagatggggtttcaccatggtctcgatctcctgaccttgtgatccgcccgcctgggcctcccaaagtgctgggattacaggcatgagccaccgcgcctggccacctggctgattttttaaaatattttgtaaagacaggatcttagtatattgcccaggctggtctcaaactcctgggcccaagtgatcttcccaccttgacctcccaaagcactgggattaacaggtgttgagtcaccacatctggccagacATTGCTTTAGATGaactcttcatctgtaaaaccagCCTGATACAGCCTATCGCATGGGATTATTATGAAGACAAAATACATAACTTGACATGTAAACCGAAAACTGATCAGTGTGGGACTGTGTGATTGAATTAGATGATTCCAGCAGAAAATGTTGTACCTCTGTAGTCTTCCCATTAGACAGATGCATTGAGAGCAACTCCAGGTTTAAGCTGGAGTTCCCCTTCGATCGCACTTTTATCCTCTCTCTCCTGAAACCCACTGCTTTTTCTCCAGCCTGATGGCTCCCACTCCCACGCTTCCAGGGCGGCTTCCAGTCTGTGTGTCAGAAAGGGTTTTTACAGCCAGCCGTTTGGTTCTTGATGGTACATCTCTCCCACTCAAGCAGACTGGGTGCCATCCCCTGAGGCCCCAACCTCTCTCCGGGTCACTGCATCATGGTTACTGCTAACATAAATTGAGTACATCCTCTCTACAGTCTACACACTTGAAATGTGTCATCTATGTTCTTTATCCTTCATGGAACTCTCTTAGCAGTTTTATAGGTAAGGGCACATTGACATGAAGTCACTTGTAGTTACAGAGCCTGCATTTGAACTCAGTAGTCTGATGCCAGACCCCACATACTTCTCCCTGTGCCTACTGTGCAAGAACAGGATCTGTGAAAATAGCTTGCACAAGTCTCATGTTGTTCTAGAAACTGAGTTATAATTCAAGTCTACTTAAATACAAAAGCCCTGTCTCCTTGGGTCCCTTTACAGTTCTCTCACCCAGTTTCTTCATGTCTAGCAGCCACCACTCTTTGGAATGCCTTCCTATGAGTGTGTTAAATGCCCGTGTTCATTAGAGCTCCTTTCTCTGCTACTCACTTGTCCAAGGCAATCCTGTTTACAGCCATGGCTTGAAGTCCCAGCTTATGTGTTGATGCCTATGTTAGCCCAGGCTGTCATAACCAAATAccttaaagaaatttatttctcacagttttggaggcttgAGGTCTgagatcaggatgccagcatggtTAGTTTCTAATGAGGGCCCTCctcttggcttgtagacagccaccttcttgctgtgttctcacccagcagagagagagagaaagaggtccagtctcttcctctttttttttttttaagacagagtctcactgtgtcgcccaggctggagtacagtggcgtgatctcagctcactgcaacctctgccacccgggttcaagcaattctgcctcagcctcctgagtagctgggattataggtgtccgccaccacacccagttaatttttgtagttttagtagaggtggggtttcaccatcttggccaggctggtcttgaactcttgacctcttacccacctcggcctcgaaaagtgctgggattacaggcgtgagccactgcacccagctcttcctcttcttataaggacattaatcccatCAGGTTAGCAGGgcccatcctcatgacctcatctaaacctaatcacctcctataggccccaccttcaaatgccatcacattgaggttaaggcttcaacatggGAATTTGGGAGGTGCATGAGCCTTCAGGCCATACAGTGCCCAAAGGTGCGTCTCCAGCCTGGCCCTTTCTCCAGCTCCAGAACTGCCTTTCCAGCCACCCGTTAGCTGCCAGTTGGAGATGCATGAGGACCAACCTTGTCGTCTGCATATACAAGAGTGAGCTCTTCCGAATCATGCACCCAGTAGGCCTCCTCCCATGCTTCCAGCTTCAGTGAAAGACACCAGCATCAACTTAGGACCCGGGCCCTGGATGTCAACCTTGACTGAATTATTGGAGTGTTCTCGGGAGGGAGATTAGATAAGTCAGGGCTGTGAGCTCAGCTGCTGTCCAGCTTCAGTCTGATCCTTCTGGAAACTCTGGAGTGTGAATTGCACCATAATTAATGACTTTTGTGCCTGCCAGTCATTGGCGTTGGCTGAGGGGCAGGTCTCTGGAGAAGGGGGCAGCCATCTGGTGTTAGCAGCCACTGCCCAGCGCAGCAGGGAGTAGGTACATGGGTCTGCAGAGGGAATCTGGACAGAGACCCAGTAGTGGCCATAATCCCACCTGTCCAGTTGCAGGCAGCATG
Protein-coding regions in this window:
- the LOC100997748 gene encoding uncharacterized protein LOC100997748 isoform X2, which codes for MVARKGQKSPRFRRVSCFLRLGRPTLLELEPAGRPCSGRTRHRALHRRLVACVTLSSRRHRKEARRGRAESFIPVGMAAPSMKERQVCWGARDEYWKCLDENLEDASQCKKLRSSFESSCPQQWAFKCCIPCP
- the LOC100997748 gene encoding cytochrome c oxidase assembly factor 6 homolog isoform X1, which translates into the protein MVARKGQKSPRFRRVSCFLRLGRPTLLELEPAGRPCSGRTRHRALHRRLVACVTLSSRRHRKEARRGRAESFIPVGMAAPSMKERQVCWGARDEYWKCLDENLEDASQCKKLRSSFESSCPQQWIKYFDKRRDYLKFKEKFEAGQFEPSTAKS
- the LOC100997748 gene encoding cytochrome c oxidase assembly factor 6 homolog isoform X4 yields the protein MGPGDPLLSPSRGFLLCKTGLHSSRLLGDCGPCTPVSTALSFIPVGMAAPSMKERQVCWGARDEYWKCLDENLEDASQCKKLRSSFESSCPQQWIKYFDKRRDYLKFKEKFEAGQFEPSTAKS
- the LOC100997748 gene encoding cytochrome c oxidase assembly factor 6 homolog isoform X3, coding for MAAPSMKERQVCWGARDEYWKCLDENLEDASQCKKLRSSFESSCPQQWIKYFDKRRDYLKFKEKFEAGQFEPSTAKS